The Clostridium botulinum BKT015925 genome includes the window AATCTATATTACTAAAATCTTTTATCCTCTTTAAAGCTTTAGGTTCAGTGAAATTAAGATAAGTGGAAGTTATAATCTTACCCCTTACCCCTTTTTCCTCTAATTCCTTAAAACTATCTAATAATAATTGAAGTCCACTAAAGTTAATAAATGCTACACTAAAATAGAACTTCTCACATTCACTTAAACACTTCTTTAATTCATTTAAAAGATTTCCTCTTTCAGAATTAGTTATAAGACTTTTATCTACTAAATATTTTTCTTCTATACCCTTATTTTTAATACTTGATTCTTCAATTTCTTTATAATCAACTGTAATTGCCTCATTACTATTTAATTTCATAACTTTATTCCCCTATGATTACAATATTATGCTTTTGCAAGTTTAAGTTATCATGATTTTGAAATAAGATCAAGATGAATAATGGTATAAATATTTGATTTATTAATTATCTTGAAATTTATCTATTACTTTCCTTGCTCGAACAATTATTACATCCGGTTTTTCTTTACTACCAAAAGATTCTTCATTTTATTTTGAAGAAATGATGCAGTAATGTTCCATATTTCTACATAATTCGGGTGAGGTCAGACACCTAAATGGATTTCTCCATTAAGAACAAATCAAAATCACCATTATTTTTTTCTCTGAAAACTTTAAATCCAACTTTCTTCCAAAAACCTAAAGCATTAATATTTTCTTTTATTACACCTAATTGAAGTATTGTTTTGTTATTCTTTTTACAAACATAAAATAAAGTATTAACAATTAGACTTCCCAACCCTGTATTATGCTTATTTATATCTATTTCTAATAATCCAATCCAAATTGCATTTTTATTATTTTTATCTTGAAAACTATATCCATCGATAATGTCTAATACTGCAACTAACTCATTATAAATATTGTATATACTTATAAAATTCTTACG containing:
- a CDS encoding GNAT family N-acetyltransferase, which produces MLVEDIKQRLKLNQLEVKDNNYEDIFNLYKGNEEYAKLSNNYPTTMENVKKDVEDGPSFIDITRKNFISIYNIYNELVAVLDIIDGYSFQDKNNKNAIWIGLLEIDINKHNTGLGSLIVNTLFYVCKKNNKTILQLGVIKENINALGFWKKVGFKVFREKNNGDFDLFLMEKSI